One genomic segment of Agromyces intestinalis includes these proteins:
- a CDS encoding response regulator transcription factor — MTTITGTITRTTVRVYAHDPISEAGVVSALRPRPEVRVVGPDDELAAVVVVVVDDVDDETLNRLRFLRRNGEARVILVASHLDDQVLVDAVECGVVGLLRRSEATTDRLLSSIASAAAGEGTVPPDLLGRLLEQVGRLQRTVLDPRGITFRGLAAREVDVLRLVAEGWDTAQIAKELCYSERTVKNVLHDVTTRLQLRNRSHAVAYAVREGLI; from the coding sequence ATGACCACGATCACCGGCACCATCACCAGGACCACGGTGCGCGTGTACGCGCACGACCCGATCTCGGAGGCAGGCGTCGTCAGCGCCCTGCGACCGCGCCCCGAGGTGCGGGTCGTCGGGCCCGACGACGAACTCGCGGCCGTCGTGGTCGTCGTCGTCGACGACGTCGACGACGAGACGCTGAACCGGCTGCGCTTCCTGCGGCGCAACGGGGAGGCACGGGTCATCCTCGTCGCCTCGCACCTCGACGACCAGGTGCTCGTCGACGCGGTCGAATGCGGCGTGGTCGGCCTGCTGCGCCGCTCGGAGGCGACCACCGACCGGCTGCTGTCGTCGATCGCGTCGGCCGCGGCCGGCGAGGGCACCGTGCCGCCCGATCTGCTCGGGCGCCTGCTCGAGCAGGTCGGCCGGCTGCAGCGCACCGTGCTGGATCCGCGCGGCATCACGTTCCGCGGGCTCGCGGCGCGCGAGGTCGACGTGCTGCGGCTCGTCGCCGAGGGCTGGGACACGGCGCAGATCGCGAAGGAGCTCTGCTACTCGGAGCGCACGGTGAAGAACGTGCTGCACGACGTGACCACCCGGTTGCAGCTGCGCAACCGCTCGCACGCGGTCGCGTACGCGGTGCGTGAGGGCCTCATCTGA